From a single candidate division KSB1 bacterium genomic region:
- a CDS encoding BlaI/MecI/CopY family transcriptional regulator, with the protein MKKTKLFSETEWQILKIIWKRKTATVKEVWQEGYPNKEKAYTTIQTYMDRLVQKKVLKKEKIGLVNFYKPSLSETKAIKQATESFVSRAFNGSFGLLAQYLVDSRNLSKEDIDQIKELIKKRESQQ; encoded by the coding sequence ATGAAAAAGACTAAACTTTTTTCAGAAACTGAGTGGCAAATATTGAAAATCATATGGAAGAGAAAAACAGCTACGGTAAAAGAAGTCTGGCAGGAAGGTTATCCGAACAAAGAGAAGGCCTACACAACAATCCAAACGTACATGGATCGTCTGGTCCAAAAGAAGGTTCTCAAAAAAGAAAAAATTGGATTGGTTAATTTTTATAAACCCAGTCTTTCGGAGACCAAAGCTATAAAACAGGCTACAGAAAGTTTTGTGAGTCGCGCTTTTAACGGATCATTCGGCTTGCTGGCTCAATACTTAGTGGATTCCAGAAATCTATCAAAAGAGGATATTGATCAAATTAAAGAATTGATAAAAAAGCGAGAGTCTCAGCAATAG
- a CDS encoding phospholipase, which translates to MAAQEHHIRISKTARYYVLGNQDSSVQEVWFVCHGYGQLASFFIKHFEVLENSQRLIVAPEALSRFYLETPDRRVAATWMTKEDRINEIKDYVNYLDTLAKEILSKTQNISVKVTIFGFSQATATVCRWVAQGDIQPDHLILWAGRIPPELKLRNNKHIFKNAKLTFVIGDKDEYATPDIINEEKLQLEESGILFQFVSFTGGHQINTEVLKSISGI; encoded by the coding sequence ATGGCCGCCCAGGAACATCACATTCGCATCTCAAAAACTGCTAGGTATTATGTTTTAGGTAACCAGGATTCATCGGTACAGGAGGTTTGGTTTGTCTGTCATGGTTATGGTCAGCTAGCTTCATTTTTCATTAAGCATTTTGAAGTTTTGGAAAATAGTCAGCGATTAATCGTGGCGCCGGAGGCTCTTTCTCGTTTCTATTTGGAAACTCCGGATCGAAGAGTTGCAGCAACCTGGATGACAAAAGAAGATAGAATAAACGAAATCAAAGATTATGTAAATTATCTAGACACCCTTGCCAAAGAAATATTATCCAAAACACAAAATATTTCTGTAAAAGTTACAATATTTGGTTTTTCCCAGGCAACAGCTACTGTATGCCGTTGGGTTGCCCAGGGAGATATACAACCTGACCACCTTATTTTATGGGCCGGTCGAATCCCCCCGGAACTTAAACTGAGAAATAATAAACATATTTTCAAGAATGCCAAATTGACATTTGTGATTGGAGATAAAGATGAGTACGCAACTCCGGATATTATTAATGAAGAAAAATTGCAGCTAGAAGAAAGTGGAATCCTCTTTCAGTTTGTTTCTTTTACTGGTGGCCATCAAATAAATACGGAAGTCCTAAAAAGTATTTCAGGAATTTGA
- a CDS encoding ATP-binding cassette domain-containing protein, producing the protein MEFGITIAKLQKSYWNRSNNIWNSITALDLEDVFIPFGKTTVILGRSGSGKSTLLSILGLLEPPDDLNQNGHTDLKSPITFNFPFNLDSYDKSKFAIEEFWQNQELKDLILRKHFGFVFQDSFLFPGLSVKQNIHLPTLLNGLSQEKFDDLWQKSLDSGLFEEFKNGGGPKPIPINGNSNKLSFIERIKSSIKHHRGEATPDKYSGGQLQRFSLIRSILHDPSIIFADEPTGNLDPNSADKVFLFLKGWQNNLKEKTLVLVTHDVELARRYADRILIIDNHHGIKNTDVFDAKLSNKANHTVKKWDVSLDQMTNLMSENGTVDSKGEKKLHKVFSSNQNEYDGFKKSDLAKIIKFAWSFSRWDFWPKTPNLKWTSIVGLFITSLLALTSFLILGFYLGSSKYLELIQSNPFIHSLNISRPLTDPAIDKSTLSQIANITATTEDPESFSLGNSGNQQNIILSYASGFNRRSLWGTLIDPDLKELDPVRLTGRTIDPSDPVMQIIEDNLLFGRSFQSNNDLGLIVSKDAMNKLGLSKISKNDSPRILYSKYGSGIDARVRKFPILGISERLPEPGGDFIMSNYFYAQLVNHYFTPTSLSSFEVGFLPSMQAADDLLLNLEPAMNELGLRGDSFIRDNQFVLKFSYINGRARHEDLIKNHFHELFKLNPDFEGNNSFTLLPFFRPERSISEQDTTIFTYGSLFIKEFKYARGLRTFLQMNFKADMNLGMIESLGTIHTMRKIISGIVIGMLLCLGFTGLFVVYSVFSQFVSRSAKQFGVLKTMGVDWKNFALIHFFEVLILFSCSIFIGILGSLFLGRLLDSQLASFFTAFQVNYQFFEISLLHIFILTIMMFITYAIAAGLAVKNIYLKSAMELIKDQRNLSPQQKVNLFNWKQN; encoded by the coding sequence ATGGAATTTGGTATTACAATTGCAAAACTTCAAAAGTCTTACTGGAACAGATCAAACAATATTTGGAATTCTATAACTGCTTTAGATCTTGAAGACGTCTTTATTCCATTTGGTAAGACAACAGTTATCCTGGGCAGGTCGGGAAGCGGGAAATCTACCCTATTAAGTATTTTAGGACTTCTAGAACCACCCGATGACTTAAACCAAAACGGCCATACAGACCTAAAATCCCCCATTACTTTCAATTTTCCATTTAACTTAGATTCATACGACAAATCAAAATTTGCGATTGAAGAATTTTGGCAAAATCAAGAACTTAAAGATCTAATTCTTAGAAAGCATTTTGGATTTGTTTTTCAGGATTCATTTTTATTCCCTGGATTATCGGTTAAACAAAACATTCATTTGCCCACTTTATTAAATGGACTTTCACAGGAAAAATTTGATGATCTTTGGCAGAAAAGCCTGGATTCCGGCCTATTTGAAGAATTTAAGAATGGCGGTGGTCCTAAACCTATTCCGATAAATGGAAATTCTAATAAACTTTCATTTATTGAGAGAATTAAAAGCTCAATTAAACATCACCGGGGAGAAGCCACACCTGATAAATATTCCGGCGGACAACTGCAGAGATTCTCACTTATTCGGTCAATTCTACATGATCCTTCAATCATTTTTGCCGATGAACCAACGGGTAACCTTGACCCTAATTCTGCCGATAAAGTTTTTCTCTTTTTAAAAGGATGGCAAAATAATCTTAAAGAAAAAACATTAGTCTTGGTGACTCATGACGTTGAACTTGCCAGGCGTTATGCAGATCGTATCCTGATTATTGATAATCATCATGGTATTAAAAATACTGATGTGTTTGATGCAAAGTTGAGTAACAAAGCAAATCATACGGTAAAAAAATGGGATGTCTCGTTAGATCAAATGACAAACTTGATGAGCGAAAACGGCACGGTAGATTCTAAGGGAGAGAAAAAACTTCACAAAGTTTTTTCGAGCAATCAAAATGAATATGATGGCTTTAAAAAAAGTGACCTGGCAAAAATAATTAAATTCGCATGGTCTTTTAGCCGATGGGATTTTTGGCCGAAAACTCCGAATCTAAAATGGACAAGTATAGTCGGGTTGTTTATAACTTCATTATTAGCGTTAACATCATTTCTCATCTTAGGATTTTATCTGGGTTCAAGTAAATACTTGGAACTTATTCAATCAAATCCTTTTATCCACAGTCTAAATATATCACGACCTTTAACCGACCCTGCTATCGATAAATCTACATTATCCCAAATTGCAAACATCACCGCTACAACAGAAGATCCGGAGTCTTTTTCCCTCGGGAACTCTGGCAACCAACAGAACATCATTTTATCCTATGCAAGTGGTTTTAACAGAAGATCCTTATGGGGTACTTTAATTGATCCTGACTTGAAAGAACTTGATCCGGTTCGATTAACCGGGCGCACAATAGATCCGAGTGATCCAGTTATGCAAATTATAGAAGATAATTTACTTTTCGGAAGATCGTTTCAGTCTAATAATGATCTTGGTTTGATTGTCTCCAAAGATGCAATGAATAAATTAGGACTCTCGAAGATATCTAAAAACGATTCTCCTCGAATTCTCTATTCAAAATATGGTTCCGGGATCGATGCCAGGGTAAGAAAGTTTCCAATTCTTGGGATTTCTGAAAGGCTTCCCGAACCCGGGGGTGATTTTATTATGTCTAATTATTTCTATGCACAATTGGTCAATCATTATTTTACCCCCACAAGCCTTTCTTCTTTTGAAGTCGGATTTTTACCCTCAATGCAAGCGGCAGATGATCTATTGTTAAATTTAGAACCAGCAATGAATGAACTGGGTTTACGCGGAGATAGCTTTATACGCGACAATCAATTTGTTCTTAAATTCTCTTACATCAATGGAAGGGCAAGGCACGAAGATCTCATTAAAAATCATTTTCATGAATTATTTAAATTAAATCCCGATTTTGAGGGGAACAATTCGTTTACCCTGTTACCCTTCTTTAGACCAGAAAGATCGATTAGTGAACAAGATACAACAATATTTACTTATGGATCTTTATTCATCAAGGAATTTAAGTATGCCCGCGGGTTACGAACTTTTCTGCAAATGAATTTTAAGGCAGATATGAATCTTGGTATGATTGAATCTTTGGGGACTATTCACACAATGAGGAAAATCATCTCCGGGATTGTCATTGGCATGCTTTTATGTCTTGGTTTTACCGGACTATTCGTTGTCTATTCGGTATTCAGCCAGTTTGTCTCAAGAAGCGCTAAACAATTTGGTGTCTTAAAAACCATGGGAGTTGATTGGAAAAATTTCGCGTTGATTCACTTTTTCGAAGTACTCATTCTTTTCAGTTGTTCAATCTTTATTGGAATATTGGGATCCTTATTCCTTGGTCGTTTATTAGACTCGCAACTGGCTAGTTTCTTTACCGCTTTCCAAGTCAATTATCAGTTTTTTGAAATATCATTATTGCATATTTTTATTCTAACGATAATGATGTTTATCACTTATGCAATTGCAGCCGGTTTGGCGGTTAAAAATATATATTTGAAGAGTGCTATGGAGTTAATCAAGGATCAAAGGAACTTGAGCCCGCAACAAAAAGTAAACTTATTTAACTGGAAACAAAATTAG
- a CDS encoding energy transducer TonB: MNYFQLIKKSLVLTLIIIIVSFQAFKKFDKENNPSENKIESIIVEEIPITKIDIRQAPPVRPKVPIPSDDPEIPDDLTIEETELLFDEEYPEPPTPPTITKPALKKYDSDPEPIGGLAAIKRYLKYPDYARRAGIEGQVVIKALISEEGKVVKWKFLESLGFGGCDEAALTAMKKVKWKPAIRSLKPVQDWVTIPFKFRLVKRF; encoded by the coding sequence ATGAATTATTTTCAATTAATAAAAAAATCTTTGGTATTAACTCTAATCATCATAATTGTGTCTTTCCAGGCGTTTAAAAAATTTGATAAAGAAAATAATCCAAGTGAGAATAAGATAGAATCAATAATCGTAGAAGAAATACCCATCACAAAAATAGATATACGTCAGGCGCCGCCCGTTAGACCAAAGGTACCAATACCATCCGATGATCCTGAAATTCCCGATGATTTAACCATTGAGGAAACCGAGTTATTATTTGATGAAGAATATCCGGAACCACCCACCCCCCCAACAATTACTAAACCGGCACTCAAAAAATATGATTCTGATCCGGAACCGATCGGCGGGTTAGCCGCAATTAAAAGATATTTGAAATATCCCGATTATGCTCGTCGTGCAGGAATTGAAGGACAAGTTGTAATTAAAGCATTGATTAGTGAAGAGGGTAAAGTTGTCAAATGGAAATTTCTGGAATCATTGGGATTTGGGGGTTGTGACGAAGCAGCCTTGACTGCCATGAAAAAGGTAAAATGGAAACCGGCAATTCGAAGTTTAAAACCCGTTCAAGATTGGGTGACGATCCCTTTCAAATTTCGATTAGTGAAACGTTTCTGA
- a CDS encoding M56 family metallopeptidase — translation MFKNYTEAIMWINEISGVWLEFLLNASFQLTVFAMLIAILSFFFHNRSAIFLLCLWSLVLLKIMLPPSINFPFNNQTQWIPEIVYPVLTLTALDASVEDTQLSLQSCLFIFWVLVAIGLLIYLVFKNVKFYIKLGDSTRFYRKYIPANLKKQFEKNKIQLMLNRTIPIPFTAGIFRPKIYLPGSAMFWQNDQLEAILLHELAHIQRKDSLVGLIQHLAQIVFFFHPVIWITNRQINKFRERTCDDFVLANSQNTALTYSKLLISFIDQSSRSGMFSHAVNYFHQTNKILIQRFQYLINQKEKIMMKLNLTEKMLIGLFVCLAFGISMLNVRCSEIQQPLVENEAVLKKEINSEEFQKFDQAPAPIGGFQAIQQNLHYPEIARRAGIEGTVVVQALIDESGAVVDTKILNSLGDNGCDEAAAEAIKKVKWQPAAKEGRPVKVRVRIPVIFKLDK, via the coding sequence ATGTTTAAGAATTATACAGAAGCAATCATGTGGATCAATGAGATTTCAGGGGTTTGGTTGGAGTTTCTGTTAAATGCCTCTTTCCAATTGACAGTTTTTGCAATGCTAATTGCGATTTTGTCTTTTTTCTTTCATAATCGATCTGCCATTTTTTTGCTTTGCTTATGGTCATTGGTTTTACTAAAAATAATGCTGCCTCCTTCAATTAATTTTCCATTTAATAATCAAACTCAGTGGATTCCTGAAATAGTTTACCCTGTTTTGACACTTACAGCGTTGGATGCCAGTGTTGAAGATACTCAGTTATCGCTTCAAAGTTGTTTGTTTATTTTCTGGGTTTTAGTGGCAATTGGCCTTCTCATTTACCTGGTTTTCAAAAATGTAAAATTTTATATTAAACTTGGAGACTCCACAAGATTCTATCGAAAATACATCCCTGCAAACCTGAAAAAACAATTCGAAAAAAATAAAATCCAATTAATGTTAAATCGAACTATACCCATTCCATTTACAGCCGGAATTTTTCGGCCCAAAATCTATCTGCCAGGCAGTGCGATGTTTTGGCAGAACGATCAGTTGGAAGCCATTTTACTACATGAACTCGCACACATACAGCGAAAAGATTCTTTAGTTGGGTTAATTCAACATCTAGCTCAGATTGTTTTTTTCTTTCATCCTGTTATTTGGATAACCAATCGTCAAATCAATAAATTTCGCGAGAGAACTTGTGATGATTTTGTACTAGCCAATTCCCAAAATACTGCTCTGACTTACAGTAAGCTTTTGATATCTTTTATCGATCAATCATCTAGATCTGGCATGTTTTCTCATGCTGTTAATTACTTCCATCAAACAAACAAAATCCTTATTCAAAGATTTCAATATTTAATCAATCAAAAGGAGAAAATTATGATGAAACTGAATTTAACTGAAAAGATGCTCATTGGCCTTTTTGTTTGTTTAGCCTTTGGTATTTCAATGTTGAATGTGAGATGCTCAGAGATTCAGCAACCATTAGTGGAAAATGAGGCTGTATTAAAAAAGGAAATAAATTCTGAGGAATTTCAGAAATTCGACCAAGCTCCGGCACCCATTGGTGGTTTCCAAGCTATTCAACAAAATCTGCATTATCCTGAAATTGCCAGAAGAGCAGGAATAGAAGGAACAGTTGTAGTTCAAGCATTAATTGATGAAAGCGGTGCTGTGGTTGATACAAAAATTTTGAATTCACTTGGAGATAATGGCTGTGATGAAGCGGCTGCGGAAGCAATAAAAAAAGTGAAATGGCAACCAGCTGCTAAAGAGGGTAGACCTGTTAAAGTCAGGGTGAGAATTCCTGTAATATTTAAATTAGATAAATAA